GTGATGATTGCGTATGTTGTTTGTAACTGACAAGTCAACCTATAGGTGCTTGTATCCCAGCTTCTACTAACTTCTGAATAAAGGGATATAAATTCTTTTCAAAAGTGTAATTTAATTCTAAAATATCAAAATTTACGAGGATACAAATTATGTACATATCCATCATGGTATAGTCCTCTCAAGAAAAAAAGATATCACGGCATAGAATTTTAGATCCAAATTAATGGCATACACATTTAGAGGCAGAGACATTATAGGAAAATTACAATGTCTTTTTGGGCAAACTAACACCATGTTTTATTCATTcatctagcaaagtacacattacagGGAAAAATGTCCTAGATACAAAGACAACTACTCGTTCAATGTCGAACTCCACATGGAAACCACTAGTAAGACTGAAGACtcctctgcaaaaacataattaaACCATCGTaactacaaaggtactcaacaagacttacatcaaaattaTCTAGTTATGCATCAAGTATCACAAAAGGGGACTGTGGGATTTTATTGCATAATGctaactttgactcttggctatcCCGTACTACCATGGTGATCAACCATGGCGCCCTTGTCATGGTGACCTTCAAGTCGTAGGTAATCAACAAACACTCGATATGTTGTCCAGGAAGCACACAGTAGGTGCTCAACAAAAGTGCATGCGagaaaggtgtgtgtgtgtgtgtgtgtgtgtgtgtgagagagagagagagagagagagagagagagagagagagagagagagcatgtgtGGACTGGCATGTTGGCTTTATATGAACCTTGCCATAAAGTCAAATGATGTGAGTTTTTTGGTACTAGTTCAAAACTGACAATAAAACACACCGGTCTAATTGAGTATGAAGGCACATTTAGAGCAACTATAGCAGATTCGACAAAAGTTGAATTTCCAAAACTACCAAAAGGATGATTGCCAAAAATTCTATAGTCTGAATTACTCAGTAGCAAAAACGGAATTGCTACATTCAAGCCTTCAGATTACATTGTCTTGGGGGACCCACTCTTCAGTGGGACATCCTTTTTTCTCAATCTCCTTTTCAAGCCCATCATGTGATGGGGACAACATGAAGTTCCTTAGACGCTAAATATGGAGGCTGTTAGGCCAAATATTGAGAGTGTTTCATCAATTATGGCCATGGGGCAACACATGATGTATCTGCTACAATGCTCTCTTTTTCGCACAACCTCCATATTGACAGTTATTAGCGCAACTCTATCAGAGTTGGTTGTCATATGTCTCCGATACGTATAATAACCGCCGATATGGCAATTTTGGCTAAAAAGTCTACTCTAGCAGAGTTGTCAGATGGATCTAGATAGCCATAGCTAGGAGGATGCTCCCAATCCAGTCTGTGAGCCTCTATATTTGGAGGCTCTGCGGCGTTGGGTTGGAAGGTGCTCCATCCGCCCACCGCTCTCATGTGAGGGAAGTTTCACATCCCTTCGCCGCCTACGATGTTCATCTATTCTCGTGTTTGTCAATTAATGGCGGGTCTCACATGTGAATTGCCACAACCTTTCCGCCACGTTTCCCGCCCATTTTTTCCTCTATCCGCCAAGTTTTCCTGCCAGCCGCCGCTATTAAAAAGGTAGTTGTCATGTTCGATAGGTTATATCCCCGCCGTCCACAACCGCTCTTGAAGGAGGAGCGGATCTCCTTGAAGTGCCGTTCAAAGTTATACTAAGAATTAGGTGAAGCACTCCAGTGAAATCTTTAGATGCTCCACTGTATGCTTAATATAATTTTAAAATCAAGCTTGAACCTTCATTTGCCATGCTGGAGTCTGTGTTTTTTGTGAGTAATACTAGCAAATTGTGCTTTTGAACTGTAGCTCTAGGTGTGAAATTGGAGGAAACGTTGTAGTTAATAACAAGTGGGAGCTACATGTAAGAAAATGTTGGAGACTATGTTTATGGCGGCTTTGAGTTTGCGCatcgcctctccagtcttcatattATTATTATGGAGCATGTTTCATATGACGGATGACATTTGATATTATATGCTAGAGTTGTTTTTATAAAGTTTGGAGGTATATAGCGACTCCACTGCCGCTCCTACAAAGCGATAAATAAATTTACAAGGGATTGGTGTCTTTTTATTGGGGTTCCCAAAAAAAGGGAATACATTGGTTTTCAAAATCTAACCTCACCTGTGGTGGTTGTTTATAGTCAACTTGTAAGCCTATTATTAAAGGGGAGTTGATAGTTCACCTCACCTTCTCCTCTGGTTTTCCACCCTAGGTCCTCTCTCCTTTGGTTTCTTGTTGATTCTTTTGGTAATTTCAACACATGCCGCATAAAAATAAAAACCAATATAAATAGAGTAACTTAGAATCTAAACCAAATCAACATTTCATCAAAACCATGTGATACATTTACTCAATTAAATCAaaatcaaatcttaccaaaatCTCAACTAAATCAAAAATTGCCTTTCGATAGTCATACCCCAATCAAATCATATCAAAACATCAACCAAATCAAAACTTTACTTGTTTTCAcctacccatactcaaatcaaattaAATCTTATCAAAATCTAGAATTTGATACGTGTAAGTTATATCATACAAAGTTGatacactacaccacaacactgcaTCCCCGACAGCCAAGTTGGCTGGGaatacaagttataacaacaaacaGTCGGTCGGGAAAAAGTATTGCCGACCAACAAGGTCTGTTGGAGAAAGTCCATACTGGAAAGCCCTTTCCCGACCGACATATCTTTCCCGACCGACTGCTTGTTGGCCAAGGAGTATCTTTCCCGACCAACAATCTGTTGGGCCTACCACGGGCCTTTCCCGACCGACAGTCTGTTGGGGCTGTCATGGGCTTTTCCCGACCGACCATCTGATAGGGTAATCTTTCCCGACCGACTATCTGACAAGGCTACCATGGACCTTTTCCGACCGACTACGAGACAGGGTAATCTTTCCCAACCAACATAccgttgggcctcatgggcctttccCAGACGATGGACAATCTTCTGTTTCCCCTCACATAGCTACATTTCACTTTACCATCAGAACATCAATCAAGTTACATAATTCACAACAGTAACATTCATGTCGACCAAGAATAATATATCAGAACCAAACAATTATAACACACATTCATTAATTTTTACATATAAATAGTGCATATGTTATGAACCAATGGCCATCCAAGTTTCCTATAAACTGATGTAACTAATGAAATAGAGGAGACATTATGGTTCATTGTCTGAGAGCAAAAATTCCTAGTGTTGTTTACTGGATTTTTTCTAAGAGGCACATCATCTGCCTTGGCTCCTTGTAGTGGGCAACTACATACCCATCCTCACAGCCTTCCACCAACATCCTTGCATCGTTCTCGTACTTGACATCAAAGCCTTCATTCTACATCTCATTGCAGAACATCCTCCAGCTTGAACATCTGCAAGTAAAAATCCCGAGTTAATATTCTGCATCTGCTTCTGGAACACTTCTCAGAGAACATATTAGCAGTTACATTGCACAAACTCTAGCCTCTCTAGGTTTCCTATTTTTCAAAATCAGAACAAAATTTCAGGGGGGAGGGGGGCTACAAAATGATATGATTTTATTTTTGAAATACCAAAGTATGACCACAAGTTGCAATTTGTATCATGTTAAGCATATTGATCCTATCTGCTTACAGAATACATTTCTAACACCAATTACATATAAAAGCTTCTCCAAAACAGAGTACTACCAAAATACAACCTTCTTTTGAGGAAGTACCAAAATACTACTTAACCACATAGTTTTACCTTTCCATTTAGTGCAAAATCGTATGAGCTAATTAGAACTTTTCCCAACATGAATCAAAACTAATAAAAAAGCAAAATCAAAAGAATCAGACTACACTACAGTACATCAATAGGAAGGATACAAGTAAAATTACCATCGGACAACACTAGTGGAAGAGGTGAGGCAGAGTTGATGATGTTCTGCTTTCCTACCCAACGCTCGACACCATCACATAGCGTCACTGCCCGTCGTGAGCATCGCCAAAGTTGTTTACTACAAACAGCCTGGTGGAGTGCTCATCTTCTAAGTAAATGACCTGTGGTGCCCAGGTTCGCCCTGTCAAAGCTCCGCCAATTAATAAGCCAAGGTTCAGAGCAACATATTTATCAACCATCTTTTGTTACTCTGTCAAATATTGAGTAGAAGGTGTACAGTaactatggacccagcgatggccgaaacagcagcaAGCAGATGAACCTGGGATGCGCGAGTACGACAATGGGCCCTGCTGCTAGCTGCTGCATCGACTGTGGCGGCCTGTAAGGTTGCAGAGGCGCAACAGTAAACCGGTTCGGGGTTGAAGGGGATGCTGGGGTGGGCTGGGAATCCTGCAGCACAACACTCCTGATTAAAATTCATTCACCCTCGGTGGAATTAGAATACTTTCAAGCAGTATTGTCTCTGATAAATGAAACTATAAAACACTGCAACAAAGATTCTACTACTTCCATCATTTAATATACATGGAATTTTGATTAAGGACATACTATTGTAGATAAATATTCATAACACGGAGATCATTTGGTCCAGAAGATATAATAATATATCGACTTTATTTAATTTAGATTTATTATGTGAGGACACTGGAAGCAGTGTAAATTGAACAGAGGAGGCAGGACACCCCCGACACCTTACCTAACATTATTCTTATTTCATTTGTAGGATTTCTTCCATTAAACCTGGTAACATGTTTAGAAATACTTTCATAAATCTACATATATATGTAGCAGAAATTGCAACAACTAATCAACGATATAACTACTGCCTTGAATCTGATTAGTACTACGCAGAATGTAGAATAGCTACATAATAATTACATGGGAAAGAAAATAAGGAAGCAAACTATGGGGAAATTAAACATGAGTATAGGCTGGACAAATAACATCTTCTATAATCGAGAAAAAGAATCAAAATACAGTACTGATGCTTAATGATATGTCAACAGAAAATATGGCAATGAAGAATTTTCTATGAGAAAATCAGTAACATGAAGAGTATCTAGAAGGCTTGTTACATATGCTCCCTTCTTCTGGAAACCATCGAACAGATTAGTAACAAGTTAGACTTTCTTAAAAAACAAATACTCGTAAAGTATCTCTATGAACCTGAGAAATTTTCATCCGGGGAGCAAGAGGCTAATGGATTCATGGATGGATCCGGGCCTAGTAAGTTACCTGCACGTCCTGCGCGTTGAATGGAGGAGGGCTCGTTGATGAGGAACCAGATCCTGGAGACATCGAGGTTGGTACCGGAGCAGATGACGCCGCTCACCTCGAACACAACCCTGGAAGCTTCAAGGCGAGGTAGGTGAGGACGTCGACGGGGTTGGACACCACGAGCAGCAGCGCCTCCGGGGAGTGCTTCACCACGGCCGGAGGGGCAAGATCGATGGCGTTGGGCGGCGGTGGGACGGGGTGGGGATCGATTGGAGGAAGCCCCGGTCGGCGTCGGGCGGCGGTGGGAGGCGTGCGGATCGACCGGCGTGGGGGGCGGAGGCGTGGAGATCGACCGGCGTGGAGGCGGCAGCGCGGAGATCGGCCGgtgtggaggcggcggcgcggagatTGACCGGCGTGGGGAATGAATGCGTACGAAGGAAAACTAGGGATTTGGCTGATGTGTGCGCGGTGTGACTGTCTGTTGATTTTGGGAGAAAAGTTCGCGGGTTGGGTCGGCTATTCGCGCTGAAAAATTGGCTGTTCGCGCCCCAAAGGCCCATAGCATCGCACTGTTGGTCGGGGTTATTTACCGACCGATGGTCCATGGGCCATAAAAGAATTCCCAACCGACACTTGGACGGTACACGTGGTAGTATTCCCGACCGACCGCAGGTCACCGTACAGAGTTTTCCCGACCCACAGTCCGTTAGAAATTTTCATGGCTGACTGTGGGTCGCCAATAGTGACCTTTTTCTAACAAACGTCGGTAGAAATTCTGGTGCGTGGTGTAGTGATATTGAACCACTAAAATAGATATGCCTCACTGCAGCGCACGGGCAAATAGCTAGTATAGAAAACGTGCTTACCGAAATGCTGTGTTTTTTTATGCACACTGCTGCTATTCTGAAAATAACGAGTACTTGTGTGTTCGAATATACTACTATAAACAAAGAGCACTTGGTCCCTATAAAAAAACAAAGAGCACTTGGACTTGATGTCAGTTGGTGGGCGCGATGCGATCGGTGCAGTGCAGCCGGGAGAAAAGGACGAAAGGAGATGCCGACTCAGCACCGTCCATCCGGGGATTCGCGCCGCGTGGGGTCGCGCATGCACACAGCCGAAGCTTCGTTCGTGCCTTTCCCTTTCCCGTTATCAAATTCCCCCCGCCGCAGCGCCAACCCATGCACGCAACGCAACGCAACCCAACCCAGAAACTTCAACCACGCGTCGGCGTCGCGAAATATCGCCAAGTCGCACGTAGTGGCACTAGCAAAACTCTTAAAAATCGCACTCGGATTCTACGCGCCTCTGCACGTGGTGCCCACGCCGCGGCGCCGTCCGCGGTCGGCACCGcgctctgctcctcctgcgcccacCTATAAACAGGCGCACCGCGATGTTTCCTTGGCGTGCTTCATCCATCACCCGCGAGGCTGAGCGATCGAGCTAGGAAGAAGCGGAAGAGACCAGAGGAGGGGAGGAAGAAGCTTGGGGTTGCCGGCCATGGCGAGCCTGATGGACAAGGCCAAGGGGTTCGTCGCCGACAAGATCGCGCACATGCCCAAGCCGGAGGCGTCGCTGGACAAGGTGACCTTCAAGGGCATGACCCGCGAGGCCATCACCGTGCACAGCCACGTCAACGTCACCAACCCCTACTCCCACCGCATCCCCATCTGCGACATCTCCTTCAACCTCAAGTGCGGCGGCAAGTAAGTTCCACCCCCCATCTTcaccttcttctttctcctctcatTTGCACGATGAGGATGAGATCCATCCATCCATGGATCTGAGTCTGACGGCGCGATCCTGTATAACAACAGGGAGGTGGCGAGCGGCACGATCCCGGACCCGGGCTGGATCGAGGACAGCGGCGAGGTCACCAAGCTGGAGGTGCCGGCCAAGGTGCCCTACGACTTCCTCATCTCGCTCATGAAGGACCTGGGGAGGGACTGGGACATCGACTACGAGCTCCTCGTCAAGCTCACCATCGACCTCCCCATCATCGGCAACTTCACCATCCCGCTCGACACCGCCGGCGAGTTCAAGCTGCCCACCCTCAGCGACTTCTTCGGCGGCTCCGCCAAGACCGAGGAGGCCACCGCCTAGGCATGAGCTCCATCTAGCCCTGCTGTGCAGTCTGCATCCGCATGCCTGTACTCTGCGTTCGTCACAATAATGAGAGCAAATATGATGATTTCTTTCCACTTTGTCTCGATGACTTTCGTCAAATTAAGCAAAGATCTGCAAAATATCTCCGTGATCAGCAAAGATCAGCTTGTTGCCACCAGACTCGCATTCGGCAGTAAATTAGCGAATACTCCTTCAATTGAAGAACGAGTCCCGAAAATATCTTTTAGATCACGTATCGTTGGTGCAGGCAGAACATAGCATCTATAGATTCGTGCGCGAttgctaagagcatcttcaacggtATATCTCCTCCGTTATTTTCAACGGCTGTCACATCAAACTTTTTGTGATACGAAGTTACAAACGAGAAACATTAGGGACGCTAGAGACAAAAATAGAGATGTTCTGTTCCTAAAGAAAATAGAGATGTTCCTTTCTCAGAAATCCTATTCCTGCGTGCATCGTTTACAAGCTTGGGAGGAATAAATCAGGTCTAAAGCGCAGCAGTGCAATCATCTTTTGAGGGACTTCTTTTTTCCGATTTATCCATCAACTGTCAATGTAGTACAACAAACACTAAAAGTAGAAATTACATCTAAATGTCTAGCTACGAGTACCGTACTCAAACTGTTGTAAAGCTGATAGTGCGACAAACTCACTCAGATTTTCAAGTAATTCATGTGAACACGGAAAACCTCTCGCACATCGGATCCTATGCATGAATCCTAAAGCACTCACTCCCATGTACTCTGCTGAGCACGAATCCTAAAGCACTCACTCCCATGCACTCTTCTGTGCGAACTACAAGCAGATGGCTTCTAGATTTTTAAGCAATTCATGAGAACGCCCTCACGCACTTTGGGTCTTGAATCTTATAGGGTTCGCTCTTATGTATtcctcttatgtattcctctgagCGAACTAGGAGCTGGTggcatttttttttttttgcttcgaTGGCAATTTGAACTAACATTTTGGGATGGCAATTTTAGTTTCTAAAGCATAACAATTTTCAGCTTTTTCTGTTGATGTAGCACAACAATTCCCTTCGGTTGGCATGGCGATTCCTTAGCATGGTAATTTTAGTTTAAAATATGTCAAATCCTTTACAACAACATGACAATTTTACCTGTTCTCGCATGGTAATTCTGGAACGGTCGTTGTGAATGGGTTTTCGAGCGAACAAAACATTCATTCATTACTCCTGCCTGGAAGAACGATCATTCGCTCGAGTTATCCCTGAGCTAACGTCTGATGTATATCGCTGCCCTAGCTTTATAGCAATCCAAGTAAATATTCGCCGCATAAGACGAATTAAAGTCTATTACTCTGCATATGTATAGTGGTCACAAGAATGACAACAAATTGTGTTGTCTCCATCTCTGTCTCATTCTTGCTGGTCTGAGATTGACTTGTTCCAGCAGAAAGATCTATATGTCATTCACAAGTAGTTACTTGAGGAAGAACATGGATGAAACATGTCTCCCCATAGTTGCCTactgtatactccctccgtcccgaataagtgtacatctagcttttatgttaagtcaaagttttaaaattttgatcaaatttatagaaaAGAGTAGTtgcatatatgacatcaaattggtatattatgaaagtacatttcaAAACGAATCTAGGATACTAATTTGGTGTCATAAATGCGGTTACTTTTTTTATAaaattggtcaaagttttaaaactttgacttaatacaaaagctagatgtacacttattcatgGACGAAGGGAGTAAGTCAGAGGGCATCTACTCGTCCAAAAGTACTGAAGGAAGGCTCCTccaggagaagaaaaaaaaatcttcTCTTCTACTGCCGTCCTTCATCAAATTTTACGTATGTTCCCCCTTCATTTCTGCATTTTGACTTTATTTCCCTGCTATCTCTGGTCTTTTTCATTCGTTTGTCCTTGACAACCGCCCCAATTGTCACTCATTTTATTGGGTTTTCGGGTAAAATTATGTTTTTAAGGCAATAAGTTCTTATCAAATAAGTGATTACAAAATATATCTTCTCTCCTACTTAAATATAACTTAATATTCTGTCACCCACCTCGTCCTTTGTCCAACCTTACGTACCTCccgcctccctctctcccttctgaTTTTGTTTCCCTCTTATCTGTTTTCTTTCACAGATCTTACTTGAAAAACCACCTTAAATGTCCTAACTTTTATTGACGTAGTAGGTAAATTTATGCTTTTTTGGGTAAGCCAATAAGTTCTCACCAACTAAAACCTTCAAATTTATGTAGGTGAATAAATTACGGGCAGGATTTTGTAAACATTCATTTTAAGATTCATATTAATATGACCAAGTAAATCACGGAAAACCTACTAAAATATTTATATCCCATTACAACGCAAGGATAATTATTTAGTCTAAATATTCGATGAAATTTTGTCACCGTCCATAATAAAGTTGCCTGAGTATGTTTACatgggccactttgctagttaggCCATGTGTTTAGACTTGGTAAGAAAAAGATTAAAAGAAATAGAAAGAATGGACACGGTGACTAGTAGAGGACGAACGTATGCTAAGCTACTAGCTAATCCCCTGATTAATCAAAGGTGCATATACATGCAAGAGTTGGGGCTCACGTACAGAACTACCACTCTACAAGTCTTATACACATGCATCATGCACTTCATGCGTGAGGAGGCATAGCTAGGCATGCACTGGTGTACGTAATGGGTGGAGACGCACAGTAGCCGAAACGTTATTGATCAGGTCGCTCGTGTACGTATGTGTCGCTGATGCCCACGCCCAGCCACGTACACGTGATTGTTTTGTGTGGTGGATTAAACAGCCTAACAACCTACTCTACATGATAAGAAGAGATAAGGATTGGAGAGCCTGGTTTCTAGGCAACTACGCACTCAGCCCAACAGAAAATCGGCGGCGCTCACGGTGCCCCCTCCAGCCCTAGCTCCTGCCTATATAAAGGCTCATCTCCTTCCACGGAAAAAAAGGCACGGAGATCacgcagctactccctccgttcgaaattacttgtcgcagaaatagatgtatgtagacatattttagttctagatacatccatatcggagacaactaattccgaacggagggaataCGTCACAAGGCTGCCGCCCATTACACGCATATACATCACGCCGCAAGGCTTTTTCATCCTCTGATCTCTAGACGCACGTCTGGAGAGAAGACCCGCTAGCACCACACCCATCCATCATACGTCTACGCGGGCACGCAGCCGGCAGAAAACCAGATCGCATCAACAGGTCAATGCAGCCGGGTGAGAACACCGGCGCCAGCGACATGGATACCAAACTCACGTTCCTGAAGGGTGAGATTTTGATCTAATACATCTATTTTCTTCTGTCTCTTTCTCTCTAGCATGTATGCGCTACGCGGAGAGTGCGTACCGGTCTCTGGAGATGACACTTGTGTGATCTCGTCGCTGCCACCGGAGATGACTGCACTGGAACAACAAACTACACCGACACCGCCGAAGATCGTCTATGCCAAGCCTTTTATTTTCAGGTGTCATGTTCCTGGCCCGAGATGACTCGGGAGCTGCCAGAGCTCGCCAACGACGCTGACCAACCGCTAGCACCGGCGCCCTTACCATGGCGGCCTTCATGGTGCTCGGTGAACACCTCATGGCGTACAGGTCGCGACGCACAGATTGCCATGAACAGGGCCACGGTGAACAGGTTCATGGCAAAGGGTACACCGGCGTATAGGTTTTGCATCACGCTCTTGGAGGAGACGAAGTGGTGCAACCGGAGCT
The sequence above is a segment of the Triticum dicoccoides isolate Atlit2015 ecotype Zavitan chromosome 1A, WEW_v2.0, whole genome shotgun sequence genome. Coding sequences within it:
- the LOC119293920 gene encoding late embryogenesis abundant protein Lea14-A-like; amino-acid sequence: MASLMDKAKGFVADKIAHMPKPEASLDKVTFKGMTREAITVHSHVNVTNPYSHRIPICDISFNLKCGGKEVASGTIPDPGWIEDSGEVTKLEVPAKVPYDFLISLMKDLGRDWDIDYELLVKLTIDLPIIGNFTIPLDTAGEFKLPTLSDFFGGSAKTEEATA